The Deinococcus sonorensis KR-87 genome includes a window with the following:
- a CDS encoding alpha/beta hydrolase family protein, with protein sequence MRFHPVLPAALLVSSLLGPVQAAAPASRQFPDASASPLSIVNMRKRSYPGSALTVRQTLKAGSNYKRYVVSYLSDGLRINALLTVPNGTPPKGGWPAIVFNHGYIPPEEYRTTERYVAYQDAFARAGYVTLKSDYRGHGSSQGEAVGGYYDPGYTVDVLNAAASLRKDQRVNASRLGLWGHSMGGSLSLRAMVVEPDWFKAGVIWAGVVAPYNLLQTAWKRGPGAEYIPPNAKRRGAQLIEKYGTAAQNPTFWQAVSPNSYLKDLKAPLQLHQGTADVEVPPTFHQALERGLKAAGKPYTAYVYPGDNHNLSRNLSTALQRSVTFFKGHL encoded by the coding sequence ATGCGTTTCCACCCTGTGCTGCCGGCTGCACTGCTCGTGTCGTCTCTTCTGGGTCCGGTGCAGGCTGCAGCCCCGGCGTCCCGCCAGTTCCCGGATGCCAGCGCCAGCCCGCTGAGCATCGTGAACATGCGCAAGCGCAGCTACCCGGGCAGCGCCCTGACGGTGCGTCAGACGCTGAAGGCCGGCAGCAATTACAAGCGCTACGTGGTGTCGTACCTCTCGGACGGGCTGCGGATCAACGCGCTGCTGACCGTGCCGAACGGCACGCCACCGAAGGGCGGCTGGCCGGCCATCGTGTTCAACCACGGGTACATTCCGCCGGAGGAGTACCGCACCACCGAACGCTATGTGGCCTATCAGGACGCCTTTGCCCGAGCCGGCTATGTGACGCTGAAGAGCGACTACCGGGGCCACGGCAGCAGCCAGGGCGAGGCGGTGGGCGGCTACTACGACCCCGGGTACACGGTGGACGTGCTGAACGCGGCGGCCAGCCTGCGCAAGGATCAGCGCGTGAACGCGAGTCGGCTGGGCCTCTGGGGCCACAGCATGGGTGGCTCGCTGTCGTTGCGGGCCATGGTGGTGGAACCGGACTGGTTCAAGGCCGGGGTGATCTGGGCCGGTGTGGTGGCCCCCTACAACCTGCTGCAGACCGCCTGGAAGCGCGGCCCCGGCGCCGAGTACATTCCGCCCAATGCCAAGCGGAGGGGGGCGCAGCTGATCGAGAAGTACGGGACCGCCGCCCAGAACCCCACCTTCTGGCAGGCGGTCAGTCCCAACAGCTACCTGAAGGACCTGAAAGCCCCCCTGCAGCTGCACCAGGGCACCGCCGACGTGGAGGTGCCGCCCACCTTCCACCAAGCGCTGGAACGGGGGCTGAAGGCCGCCGGCAAGCCCTACACCGCCTACGTCTACCCGGGCGACAATCACAACCTCAGCCGCAACCTGAGCACCGCGCTGCAGCGCTCGGTCACGTTCTTTAAAGGTCACCTGTAG
- a CDS encoding malate dehydrogenase, with protein MNNPVRVAVTGAAGQIGYSLLFRIASGAMLGPDQPVILQLLEVTPALKALNGVVMELQDCAFPLLAGIVTTDDPMVAFKDADYALLVGAMPRKAGMERGDLLSANGGIFKPQGEAINAVASRDVKVLVVGNPANTNALIAQQNAPDLRPEQFTAMVRLDHNRALSQLSAKTGKPVSSIQRMTIWGNHSSTQYPDLSQTTVDGQPALSLVDQSWYEQEFIPTVAKRGAAIIEARGASSAASAASAAIDHMRDWALGTPEGSWVSMGIPSDGSYGVPEGLIYGFPVTVEGGQYRIVQGLEISDFSRSRMDATAQELTEERDAVRELGLVK; from the coding sequence ATGAACAACCCCGTACGTGTCGCCGTGACCGGCGCTGCCGGCCAGATCGGTTACAGCCTGCTCTTCCGCATCGCCTCGGGCGCGATGCTCGGCCCGGACCAGCCGGTGATTCTGCAGCTGCTGGAAGTCACGCCCGCCCTCAAGGCGCTGAACGGCGTGGTGATGGAGCTGCAGGACTGCGCCTTCCCGCTGCTGGCCGGCATCGTGACCACCGACGATCCGATGGTGGCCTTCAAGGACGCCGACTACGCGCTGCTGGTGGGCGCCATGCCGCGCAAGGCCGGCATGGAGCGCGGCGACCTGCTCTCCGCCAACGGCGGCATCTTCAAGCCGCAGGGCGAGGCGATCAACGCCGTGGCCAGCCGTGACGTGAAAGTGCTGGTGGTGGGCAACCCGGCCAACACCAACGCCCTGATCGCCCAGCAGAACGCCCCGGACCTGCGCCCGGAGCAGTTCACCGCGATGGTGCGTCTGGATCACAACCGCGCCCTGTCGCAGCTGAGCGCCAAGACCGGCAAGCCGGTCAGCAGCATCCAGCGCATGACCATCTGGGGCAACCACTCGTCCACCCAGTACCCGGACCTGTCGCAGACCACGGTGGACGGCCAGCCGGCCCTGTCGCTGGTGGACCAGAGCTGGTACGAGCAGGAGTTCATCCCGACCGTGGCCAAGCGCGGCGCGGCCATCATCGAGGCGCGCGGGGCCAGCAGCGCCGCGAGTGCCGCGAGTGCGGCCATTGACCACATGCGCGACTGGGCGCTCGGCACGCCGGAGGGCAGCTGGGTCAGCATGGGCATTCCCTCGGACGGCAGCTACGGCGTGCCGGAGGGCCTGATCTACGGCTTCCCGGTCACGGTGGAGGGCGGCCAGTACCGCATCGTGCAGGGGCTGGAGATCAGCGACTTCAGCCGCAGCCGCATGGACGCCACTGCCCAGGAACTCACCGAGGAGCGCGACGCGGTGCGTGAGCTGGGCCTGGTGAAGTAA
- a CDS encoding nitrilase-related carbon-nitrogen hydrolase gives MPAPSEPRRFRAVAVQPQWGASDFLTSARFQRWMRAQLEAARPHLHPQQPNLVVLTELNGLPLVLRGGWLAAATRRFEWAAGLLLLQHLPLALPILWWERVSPVRALQLARIDEHTALYLQTCRALAREYGVWLVCGSTPMPHYRREGRRLRREDASLYNQTVILAPDGTLVGCTDKVHLTPDEGPAGVDLTPGQLEWLRVFPTPVGDLGVAISLDAFRPDVVTRLEQLGCTVLLQPDANGSPWTALEGLYPEGQTPRDQPLAWLESSWQVTAHSSTIRYAINPMVVGNLLDLSFDGQSAITGPAAEAPHPRSYVMTSPRPGFLALLPWVQERGTPEQLRAVGQQLAAHSGHPRENRYRSGVLHADLSLPPSTRHPTPAGAHEQAISALLNGEADMAPPSVLQHWLWLVAGLLLGLVLSPRAGHGQRR, from the coding sequence ATGCCTGCTCCGTCCGAACCGCGCCGCTTCCGTGCCGTCGCCGTGCAGCCGCAGTGGGGTGCCTCCGACTTCCTGACCTCTGCCCGGTTCCAGCGCTGGATGCGGGCCCAGCTGGAGGCGGCCCGGCCCCACCTGCACCCGCAGCAGCCCAACCTGGTGGTGCTGACCGAACTCAATGGCCTGCCGCTGGTGCTGCGCGGCGGCTGGCTGGCAGCGGCGACCCGGCGCTTTGAGTGGGCGGCGGGCCTGCTGCTGCTCCAGCATCTGCCGCTGGCCCTGCCAATCCTGTGGTGGGAGCGGGTCTCGCCCGTCCGCGCGCTCCAGCTGGCCCGCATCGACGAGCACACGGCGCTGTACCTGCAGACCTGCCGTGCGCTGGCCCGCGAGTACGGCGTGTGGCTGGTGTGCGGCAGCACCCCGATGCCGCACTACCGGCGGGAGGGTCGTCGGCTGCGGCGCGAGGACGCCTCGCTCTACAACCAGACGGTCATCCTCGCCCCGGACGGCACGCTGGTCGGCTGCACTGACAAGGTCCACCTGACGCCGGACGAAGGGCCAGCAGGTGTGGACCTGACGCCGGGGCAACTGGAGTGGCTGCGGGTCTTCCCTACCCCAGTGGGCGACCTGGGAGTGGCCATCAGCCTCGACGCCTTCCGGCCGGACGTGGTGACACGGCTGGAACAGCTGGGCTGCACGGTCCTGCTGCAACCGGACGCCAACGGCAGCCCCTGGACCGCGCTGGAAGGCCTCTATCCGGAGGGCCAGACGCCGCGCGATCAGCCGCTGGCGTGGCTGGAGAGCAGCTGGCAGGTGACAGCTCATTCCAGCACCATCCGCTACGCCATCAATCCGATGGTGGTCGGCAACCTGCTGGACCTCAGCTTCGACGGGCAGAGCGCCATCACCGGCCCGGCAGCCGAGGCTCCACACCCGCGCAGCTATGTGATGACGTCACCGCGTCCCGGTTTTCTGGCGCTCCTGCCGTGGGTGCAAGAGCGCGGTACCCCGGAGCAGCTGCGCGCGGTCGGGCAACAGCTGGCCGCCCACAGTGGCCACCCGCGCGAGAACCGCTACCGCAGCGGGGTCCTGCACGCCGATCTGAGCCTGCCGCCCAGCACCCGGCACCCGACACCCGCAGGCGCCCACGAGCAGGCCATAAGTGCGCTTCTGAACGGTGAGGCGGATATGGCACCTCCATCGGTTCTCCAGCACTGGCTGTGGCTGGTCGCTGGCCTGTTACTTGGTCTGGTCTTGAGTCCGCGTGCGGGGCATGGCCAGCGGCGCTGA
- a CDS encoding peptidylprolyl isomerase, which translates to MEPMDTYIPDGYTLTPDLSAERKTSFSAAPELGDGIEPGKQYRAIFETSKGRLVMDLDAEEVPTTVNSFVYLLRHHYYDGIVFHRVIDGFMAQTGDPTGTGTGGPGYKFGDEQTTQRHKGKGVLSMANAGPNTNGSQIFITFTDTPHLDGRHTVFGRVVEGLDVLDRITRIQPGYPGTPDRIERAYVVEK; encoded by the coding sequence ATGGAGCCTATGGATACCTACATCCCCGACGGCTACACCCTGACCCCCGACCTGAGCGCCGAGCGCAAGACCAGCTTCAGCGCCGCCCCCGAACTCGGCGACGGTATCGAGCCGGGCAAGCAGTACCGGGCGATCTTCGAGACCAGCAAAGGCCGCCTGGTGATGGACCTGGACGCCGAAGAGGTGCCCACCACCGTCAACAGCTTCGTGTACCTGCTGCGCCACCACTACTACGACGGTATCGTGTTCCACCGCGTGATTGACGGCTTTATGGCCCAGACCGGCGACCCCACCGGCACCGGCACCGGCGGCCCCGGCTACAAGTTCGGTGACGAGCAGACCACCCAGCGCCACAAGGGCAAGGGCGTGCTGAGCATGGCCAACGCCGGCCCCAACACCAACGGCTCGCAGATCTTCATCACCTTCACCGACACGCCGCACCTGGACGGCCGTCACACCGTCTTCGGGCGCGTGGTGGAGGGCCTGGACGTGCTGGACCGCATCACCCGCATCCAGCCGGGTTATCCCGGCACCCCGGACCGCATTGAGCGGGCCTACGTGGTCGAGAAGTAA
- the rpsO gene encoding 30S ribosomal protein S15, which produces MATAEVKAQIIKDNQKSDGDTGSTSVQIALLTERIQNLARHLGENKKDKHGQRGLQLLNGQRRRLLKYLERTSYDEYIALTNKLSIRRGQRIVK; this is translated from the coding sequence ATGGCGACAGCAGAAGTGAAAGCCCAGATCATCAAGGACAACCAGAAGAGCGACGGCGACACCGGCAGCACCAGCGTGCAGATCGCGCTGCTGACCGAGCGCATCCAGAACCTCGCCCGCCACCTGGGCGAGAACAAGAAGGACAAGCACGGCCAGCGCGGCCTGCAGCTGCTCAACGGCCAGCGCCGCCGCCTGCTGAAGTACCTGGAGCGCACCAGCTACGACGAGTATATCGCCCTCACCAACAAGCTGAGCATCCGCCGCGGCCAGCGCATCGTCAAGTAA